The following coding sequences lie in one Enterococcus sp. 9E7_DIV0242 genomic window:
- a CDS encoding LPXTG cell wall anchor domain-containing protein: MKNTRISRLKRNKKFKQATKLLTVGLLICPLAINTIKALADEAETTPPVEQVEETPATIEETAPVEETETSEPVQPEVVEEAQPPVIEQPTETTQPSSNLQTSTTQEIAPQSNPVNAWYETEGQTTITSGDTASYKFYICVFYDDGTETRTEQTLEETGGSLISSDPSDVISGNTITFGSSGTRTIQLSLGTGHLDITVTDGSFTVSYNTRGNGSLSSYPTVSKGDGVWVSLSEMPIPTAGAGSHFKGWEVNGLLNGDMGWSSSIFSGFYVAKDTVVTAVFEDGDLDWSSYDNFLNQYLGYINLKSAYDEFGFTEEYDNLLSLYNYYKDIKAGYVNDPSFSQEELDRISWGLSGIALNLVDRHFFFDDNITPQITDYFNSLKPIYDDSTTYTPESKQVFNEAWENLQNALNSSAGGWMHEIDGAKYTAYQALKTAEQNLVKAETPAPDKTRLEQAIKDAEAKLAEGGWKDTTELETALATAKEVLANTASTQVEIDSALSSLNTATSALEKENTKAPNTTKLESSIKNAEAKLAESGYTAESMNALKQALQNAKDVLTNANSTQAEIDEAQKALDLAIANLVKEDNSNGGNTGNNSSNGTGNSTNNTNNQTSNDNQNSNATTIKSAGNNTNKDGLPQTGEQPTANIVIAGLSLTMLSILAWFKRKKV; this comes from the coding sequence GTGAAAAATACAAGAATTTCAAGGCTTAAAAGAAACAAGAAGTTTAAACAGGCCACAAAACTACTCACAGTTGGTTTACTAATTTGTCCGCTAGCCATTAACACAATTAAAGCACTAGCTGACGAAGCAGAAACTACGCCACCAGTGGAACAAGTAGAAGAAACGCCAGCAACAATTGAGGAAACTGCACCAGTAGAAGAAACTGAGACAAGCGAGCCAGTCCAGCCAGAAGTTGTTGAAGAAGCTCAACCACCAGTTATAGAGCAACCGACCGAAACAACTCAACCATCAAGCAATTTACAAACTAGCACAACACAAGAAATAGCACCTCAAAGTAATCCAGTTAACGCTTGGTATGAAACGGAAGGGCAAACAACCATAACGAGTGGAGACACGGCAAGCTATAAGTTTTATATCTGTGTATTTTACGATGACGGAACGGAAACACGAACAGAACAAACACTGGAAGAGACCGGAGGTTCTTTAATAAGTTCCGACCCATCAGACGTTATTTCAGGAAATACTATTACATTTGGTAGTTCTGGAACTCGCACTATACAGTTGAGTTTGGGCACTGGGCATTTGGATATAACGGTGACTGATGGAAGTTTTACAGTTTCATATAATACTCGTGGTAATGGTTCGCTTTCAAGCTATCCAACTGTTTCAAAAGGAGATGGCGTTTGGGTTTCGTTATCTGAAATGCCTATTCCTACAGCTGGAGCTGGTTCACACTTCAAAGGCTGGGAGGTCAACGGCTTGCTAAATGGGGACATGGGTTGGAGCAGTTCAATTTTCTCTGGGTTTTATGTTGCAAAAGATACAGTAGTGACTGCTGTATTTGAAGATGGTGATTTAGACTGGTCAAGTTATGATAATTTCTTAAATCAGTATCTAGGATATATCAATCTAAAATCCGCATATGACGAGTTTGGTTTTACGGAAGAATATGATAATCTCTTGAGTTTATATAACTATTATAAAGATATCAAAGCTGGTTATGTAAACGACCCTTCTTTTTCTCAAGAAGAATTAGACCGTATTAGTTGGGGGTTGTCTGGAATAGCTTTAAATTTAGTAGATCGACATTTTTTCTTTGATGACAATATCACGCCACAAATTACAGATTATTTCAACTCATTAAAGCCTATCTATGACGATTCAACCACTTACACACCAGAATCTAAACAAGTCTTTAATGAAGCATGGGAAAATTTGCAAAATGCTTTAAATTCGAGCGCTGGAGGGTGGATGCATGAAATAGACGGTGCTAAATATACCGCCTACCAAGCCCTAAAAACTGCCGAGCAAAATTTAGTCAAAGCTGAAACACCAGCCCCAGACAAAACCAGACTAGAACAAGCCATTAAGGACGCAGAAGCCAAACTAGCTGAGGGAGGTTGGAAAGATACAACAGAACTTGAAACAGCCCTAGCAACTGCTAAAGAGGTTTTAGCAAACACCGCTAGCACTCAGGTAGAAATTGACAGTGCATTATCTTCTTTAAATACTGCCACGTCTGCTTTAGAAAAAGAAAATACCAAAGCACCAAACACTACCAAACTAGAAAGCTCAATTAAGAACGCAGAAGCCAAACTAGCAGAATCAGGCTACACCGCAGAATCAATGAACGCACTAAAACAAGCCTTACAAAATGCTAAAGACGTATTAACTAACGCAAACAGCACCCAAGCAGAAATTGACGAAGCTCAAAAAGCCTTAGATTTAGCTATTGCTAACTTAGTTAAGGAAGATAACTCAAACGGTGGTAATACTGGAAACAACAGCTCAAATGGCACAGGAAACAGCACTAACAACACAAATAACCAAACTAGCAACGACAACCAAAACAGCAATGCCACAACAATTAAATCAGCTGGCAACAACACGAACAAAGATGGCTTACCACAAACTGGAGAACAGCCTACAGCTAATATCGTTATAGCTGGTTTATCTCTAACAATGCTTTCTATACTTGCATGGTTTAAGAGAAAGAAAGTATAA